The genomic window CAGGACTCGGCCGCGCGCGTCGACGGCCGCACCCCCGACCAGCTCCGCCCGGTCACGATCACCCGCGGCTGGCTGGACCACGCCGAGGGCAGCGTGCTGGTCGAGTTCGGCAAGACCCGCGTGCTGTGCGCCGCGTCGTTCACGGCCGGCGTGCCGCGCTGGCGCAAGGGCAGCGGCCAGGGCTGGGTGACCGCGGAGTACGCGATGCTGCCGCGCGCCACGAACACCCGCAGCGACCGCGAGTCCGTCAAGGGCCGGATCGGTGGCCGCACCCATGAGATCAGCCGCCTGGTCGGCCGCAGCCTGCGCGCGGTGATCGACACGAAGGCGTTGGGAGAGAACACGATCGTGCTGGACTGCGACGTGCTCCAGGCGGACGGCGGGACGCGCACGGCCGCGATCACCGGTGCCTACGTGGCGCTGGCCGACGCCATCGAGAACGCGCGGTCCCAGGGCCTGGTCGCCGCCAACGCGCAGCCGCTGTCCGGCTCCGTCGCCGCGGTCAGCGTCGGCATCGTGGGCGGTCGGCCGCTGCTCGACCTCTGCTACGAGGAGGACGTCACCGCGGGGACGGACATGAACGTCGTGATGACCGGGGACGGCCGCTACGTCGAGGTGCAGGGCACCGCCGAGGGCGAGGCCTTCGACCGCGCACTGCTGGACGGCCTGCTCGACCTGGCCGCCGTGGGGTGCACCGAGCTCACCGAGCTGCAGCGCGCGGCGCTGGCGGCCGGCACGTGAGCGTGCCGGACGGCGCGCGCCTGGTGCTGGCCACGCACAACCCGCACAAGGTCGTCGAGCTGCGCGAGATCATCGCGGACGTCGTCCGCGACCGGGGCATGGACGTCGACCTGGACCGTGCGGTCATCGGGGCCGGGGACGTCCCGGGGCTCGAGGAGCCGGTGGAGAACGGCGACTCGTTCGCGGCGAACGCGCTGATCAAGGCGCACGCGGTGAGTGCGGCGACCGGGCTGCCGGCGCTGGCCGACGACTCCGGCCTGGCCGTCGACATCCTCGGGGGCGCGCCGGGCATCTTCTCGGCCCGCTGGTCCGGCAAGCGGGCCGGCGGCGCCGACCGCGCCGCACCGGATCGAGCCGCGCAGGACCGCGCCAACGTCGACCTGCTGCTGGAGCAGCTGCACGACGTGCTCGACGAGCACCGCGCGGCCGGTTTCGTCTGCGCCGCGGCACTGGTCGGTCCGGACGGCCTCGAGCACGTCGAGCACGGCCACGTGCGCGGCACGCTCGGCCGCGAACCGCACGGGGACAACGGCTTTGGCTACGACCCGATCCTGGTGATGGACGACGGTCGCACCCTCGCCGAGTACGCCAACGCGGAGAAGAACGCGATCAGCCACCGCGGACGGGCCCTGCGGGCGATCGCGCCGCGCCTGGTCGACCTGCTCGTCGCCGACGTCAGCAAGTCGTAATCCCGACGGCAGGGCAGGCCACGTCGGCTCGTGTGATGCTTGAAGGGTGAACGACAGCTCGAGCGGGACGGCCACGACGACGGCGCGACCGGCGACACAGCCGACGGGACGGCCGACCATCTGGTGGCCGGCGCTGGCCGGCATCGTCGCGGGCGCGCTCACGGTCTCGGTCGCGGAGCTGCTCGCGGCCCTGCTGGTGCGGTCCGGGCACAGCCAGGGCACGCCGTCCCCGGTCGTGGCCCTCGGCCAGGCGTTCATCGACCGCACCCCGCTGTGGCTCAAGAACCTCGCGGTCTCGACGTTCGGCACGCACGACAAGCAGGCGCTACTCACGGGCATCGCCGCGGTCGTGGTGGTGGTCGCGGCGGTGGCCGGGATCGTCGCCGCCCGGCACCGGGTGGCCGGCCTGCTGGTCGTGGTGGCGATGGCCGCCGTCGCCGGGTTCGCCGTGCTCAGCCGACCGAAGTCGTCCGGCACCGACCTGTTCCCGCTCGTGATCGGCACCGTGGTCGGACTGTTCGCCCTCAGCAAGCTGCTCGACCGCTGGGCGCGGAGCGACCTGGCCCGAGCCGACGATCCCGCCGACACCCCCAGCACGCGCATCGACGGCGACCTGGCCCGGCGCTCCTTCCTGCGGGCGCTGGCCGGCGGCGGCGCGTTCGCCGTGCTGGCCGGGGTGGGCGCCCAGGTGATCGCGCACGCCAGTCGCGCCGTCCAGGCCAGCCGGGCGGCCCTCGCGCTCCCGGCGCCGACCGGCGCCACCCCCACCCCGGCCCAGCTGGCCGGTCTCGACGTGCCCGGACTGAGCCCTATGGTCACCCCGCCCGAGGACTTCTACCGGATCGACACCGCGCTCTCGGTGCCCCAGCTGTCCACCCAGGACTGGCACCTGCGCGTGCACGGCATGGTGGAGCACGAGATCCGGATGACGTTCGCGGACCTGCTCGCGCTGCCGATGATCGAGCGCCAGACCACGCTGACCTGCGTGTCCAACGAGGTGGGCGGCGACCTGATCGGCAACCAGGTCTGGCTCGGCCACCCGATCCGGGAGCTGCTGGCCCGCGCCCAGCCGACCCAGGACGCCGACATGGTGCTGTCCACCAGCATCGACGGCTTCACCGCGGGCACCCCGCTGGAGGCGCTCACGGACGACCACCGGGACGCACTGCTGGCCGTGGCCATGGGCGGCGAGCCGTTGCCGGTCGAGCACGGCTTCCCGGTGCGCATGGTGGTGCCGGGGCTGTACGGGTACGTGTCCGCGACCAAGTGGGTCGTCGACCTGGAGGTCACCCGGTTCGACCAGGCCGAGGGCTACTGGACGCCGCGCGGCTGGAGCGCCTTGGGCCCGATCAAGACCGGGTCGCGGATCGACGTCCCACGCGGCAAGGCGAAGGCCGGCAAGGTCGCGGTGGCCGGGGTCGCCTGGGCGCAGCACCGTGGGATCGAGCGGGTCGAGGTGCGGGTCGACGAGGGCGCCTGGGCACCGGCCCGGCTGGGCGACGGTGGCACCGCGGACACCTGGAAGCAGTGGGTCTACGAGTGGGACGCCAGCCCCGGCAAGCACACCCTGCAGGTGCGGGCCACGGACGCCCAGGACGACGTCCAGACCGGCGACGAGGCCACCCCGGCCCCGAACGGCGCCACGGGCTGGCACACCGTCAGCGTCACCATCACCTGACCGGGGACGTATCCAGCGGCTCGTCCGCGCGCTCTTCCTAGGGGATGCCGCCTACTCCGGGCGGCGACCTGGGGGGAATCACCATGACTGAGAACTCTGGACGACCCGACGACTCGGGCGACGTGGTGCTCACCGCCTCGCGGTGGCAGTTCCGGCAGCTGATCACGGCCAACCCGAACCACTTCGGCACGTTCCCGGACCTGCCGTTCGAGGTCGTCGAGCCGATGCAGGGCAACACGGCGTACGAGGAGGTCCAGTGCGTCTCGTACAGCCCGACGCGGGACCGCATCGAGGCGACCATCAACGTCAAGCAGACGTTCGGCTACTCCGGCGGACCGTGCACCAGCGGCTCCTTCGAGCACCTGCGGTTCTACGTCGACTACGGCAGCGGCTGGGAGGACGCCGGTCCCGCCGCCATCAAGGTGCACGACTTCGCGGCCGGCCGGGACTGTCCGGGTGACCCGCTGCACCCGATCAGCTACGTCGCCAGTGTCAAGCACACGCCCCACCGCCGCTGGTGCGGCACCCCGGTGCTGCCACGGGTGCGGGTCATCCTGTCCTGGAACCTGCCGCCGACGCCCGGTGACCCGGACTTCCCGCCGGTCTGGGGCGACGTCCACGAGTGCCACGTGCAGATCGCGCCGCGCCGGTTCTTCTTCGGCGACATCATCCAGTACATCCCGTCCAAGGTGCTGGACACGTTGCCCGCCAAGGTGATCGAGCAGACGCCGATCCCGCACCCGGACCCCGACCCGGGCCCGCTGATGGACCTGGCCGAGCTCACCACGCGCTACCGCCAGGACGACGTGCCGGCGCACCGGTTCGCGTTCCCGCAGCTGATGGCGCTCAGCGACACCGCCGGGGTCGGCGGCCAGGCGCTGGCCAGCTCCGCCCTGGTCGCCCAGGCCTCGAAGCTGAACCTCAGCGAGATCCTGAAGCAGCTCGAGGACACCAAGGGCGACGTCGACTTCGAGGAGCTCGAGTGCCTCGGTCTCGACGAGGGGATCTCGTCGCTGGTGGCGACGTTCAACGTCAAGAAGAACAGCGGCTACTCCGGGGGCCCGTGCACCGCGGGCAGCAAGGAGTACGTCGCGTTCTGGGCGGACTGGGACGACGACTGCCGGTACACCTACCTCGGCACCGTCGAGGTCGTCGTGCACGACTACGACCTGCCCGACGGAGGCCTGTGCTACGCCGCCATCCAGCCGATCGACCTGGGTGCGCTGCGCCGTCCGTGCGACAAGCCGCGGATCAACCGGGTGCGCGCCGTGCTGTCCTGGGGGAGCCCGCCGTCCACCACCGATCCGGACAAGCTCCCCACCTGGGGCAACCGGATCGACCGGCACGTGCAGGTCGAGCCCGGCCCGACGTACGACGGCACCGCGCACTTCACCATCGTCGGCGGCGTGGCCGCGAACAAGGTCAACCTGATCACCGGGCTGACCGACCCGGGCGCCACGCTGGGCACGTCGACGGTGCCGCTGAACCCGCCGCTGTGCCCGTTCGCGGGCCAGGTGACCCTGCAGGGGCCGAACGACCCGACGCTCGCCGGGCACCAGTACCGGATCAAGGCGACCAACCTCGGCGGCGGCGGCTTCCACTACCTGGACACCGCGTTCGGTGTCGTGGACAGCAACGGCAACCCCGGCACGGTGACGCCGACGCCGGGCACCGGGTGGGCGCCCTGGCCGACGTGGACGAGCAACACCGAGGGCTTCCTCGGCGTGCACACCCCGGGCGGCAACGACCAGTGGGACTACACGCTCGAGCTGGACGTCGCCGGCAACACCGTCGACACCGCGCGGGTGCAGCTGGACAACCTGGTGCGCAACGAGGTCGACGCGCTGGACACCGTCAACGCCGGTGACCTGTGGCTCGACACCGCGGGGGCCTGCAAGGTGCCCAAGGCCGAGCTGAACGCCCGGTTCGTGGCGCGGGACCTGCACTTCTCGAGCTGGTCGCTCTCGCTGCTCGGCGGCCCTGGCGGCAACCCGCCGCAGCCGCCGCTGCACCTGCCCGGCAACCTGCCGATGCTCCCGACGTCGTCCCAGACGCCGTTGTCCGGCACCGACTTCACGATCGACCTGACGGACCCGATGCTCGCCCCGTGCGGGTACGTCGTGCGGCTGACGATCGTGGACCGGGCCATCGTGAACAGCGTGACGCAGGGGCAGCACGCGACGATCGACCGCGGGATCTGCCTGGAGTAGCAGCCAGGTGCGCCGGATCGTGGCAACCTCGCATCACCGGCGATGCGAGGTTGCCACGATCGCGTCGGGTTCGACTCAGGTCAGGGGCGTGGGGACCGGCTGCGGCGGCCGCGGCCCCCGGTAGCGGCCGCTGCCCCGGAAGCGCAGCGGCGTCTCGTCGTACTCCTCCAGCGCGTGCGCGATCCAGCCGACGGAGCGCGCGACGCAGAACACCACCTCACCGCCGTCCCGCACCATGCCGGACGCCGCCCCGAGGGCCGCCAGTGCCAGGTCGACGTTGGGCCGCTGGTCGGCCGCGTCGGCCAGCCGCTCCACCAGCTCGACGACGTCCGCCGCGGCCGGCTCGTCCGCCAGCAGGGCGAGCAAGGCCGCGGCCCGTGGGTCGCCGTCGGGGTAGAGCGGGTGGCCGAAGCCGGGCAGGTGGCGGCCCGTGCGCAGGTGGTCGGCGACGACGAGCTGCGGGTCGCGCTCGGCCGCATCGGTGAGCAGGTCGCGGGCCAGGGTGCTGGCCGCGCCGTGCAGCGGACCTTCCATGGCGGCCAGCCCGGTGGCGACCACGGCGTACGGGTGCGCCCGGACCGAGGCCGCCGTCCGGGCCGCGACGGTGGAGACCGCCAGGTCGTGGTCCAGCATCAGCACCAGGGCGGCGTCCAGGCAGCCGAGCAGCCGGTCGGTCGGGGTTCGCTCGGACAGGCGGGCCCAGAGGCGCCGGGCCAGCGCGGCATCGGGTGCCGGCGCCGCGCCGAGCAGGGGGAGCGCCTCGACCATCGTCGCCACCAGGCCCTGCGCCATGGGCACCACGGCCCGCTCGCGGACGTCGTACCGCAGGAGGTCGACGGCGCCGGCTGCGCTGACGGCGACCCGGAGCCGGCCCATCAGGTCGGCGGACGGCGGGAGGCTGGCCGCCGCGGCCCGGGCTGCGGCCAGCGGCTCGGCGGGGGCCGCGAAGCGGGTCGGACCGCAGTCGCCGGTCCACAGCCAGCGGGCCGCCGGCTCGAAGCCGACGCTGGCGGCCAGCTCGGCGGCGTCCACGCCCCGCAGGTAGAGCCGGCCCTCCTCGATCAGGGTGATGTCGGTGTCCACCACCGGGCCCTGCCAGGTGCGGGCCGGGGTGGCGGTGCGCCGTCGCGGGTCGCCCTGGGCCAGCGCCTCGACCTCGTCCCGGTCGAACGTGCTGCCCCGGCCGCCGGCTGACCGGTCGCTGGTGAGCCGGCCGCGGCTCACGTACGCGTACACCGTCTCGAGCCGGACGCCGAGCAGGTCGGCGACCTCCTGGGTGGTCAGCCGGGTCGGCGGTCGAAGCGTCATACATTGACTGTATCAACGTTGACAGCGATAGGTGGACAGTCGCACGCTGCGGGCATGACGACGACGACACAGAACGACCTGATCGAGGTGCCCCGAGGACTGAAGGGGGTGGTGGTCACCGAGACCGAGCTGGGCGACGTCCGCGGGGACGAGGGGTTCTTCCACTACCGGCAGTACTCGGCCGTCGAGCTGGCCGAGCGCCGCGGGCTGGAGGACGTGTGGTTCCTCGGGCTGTTCGGCTGGCTGCCGGACGACGCCGAGCGGGCGGCGTTCGGCGCTGACGTTGCGGCCGCCCGGCACCTGCCGCCCGAGGTTGCGGAGGCGCTGCCGGTCATCGCCGCCGGTGGCGGCTCGCCGCTGGACGGGCTGCGCACCGTCCTGTCGCTGCTCGGCAGCGCCCGCGGCCTGCGACCGGTCTACGACCTGGACGACGACACCCGCCGCCGCGACGCCATCGGGCTGGCCGCCGCCGTGCCGACCGTGCTGGCCGGGCTGCACCGGTTGCGCGCCGGGCTCGTCCCGCTCGAGCCCCGGGACGACCTGGGCCACGCCGCGGCGTACCTGACCATGCTCACCGGCGCCGAGCCGACACCCGAGCAGGCCCGCGCCGTCGAGCAGTACCTCGTGCTGACCGTCGACCACGGCTTCAACGCCTCGACGTTCACGGCCCGGGTGATCGCCAGCACCGGCGCGGACGTCGCGGCCTGCCTGGTCGGCGCGATCGGCGCACTGTCCGGGCCGCTGCACGGCGGCGCGCCCAGCCGCGCCCTGGACACGCTGGACGACATCGGCACCGTCGAGCGGATCGACCCCTGGGTCCGCCAGCGGGTGCTCTCCGGGGACCGGATCATGGGCTTCGGCCACGCCGTCTACCGCACCGAGGACCCGCGTTCGCGGCTGCTGCGGGGCGTCGCCGAGCGGCTCAGCGAGGGGGACCCCGCGGCGTCCGAGCTCGTCGAGCTGGCCGAGCAGGTCGAACGTCGCGTGGTGCAGATCCTGGCCGAGCTCAAGCCGGGCCGCGAGCTGCACACCAACGTCGAGTTCTACGCCGGGGTCGTGATGTCGCTGTGCGGGCTGCCGCGCGAGCTGTTCACCCCGACGTTCGCCGTGGCCCGGGTGATCGGCTGGTCCGCGAACGTGCTCGAGCAGGCCCGCGACCCCAAGATCATCCGGCCGTCCGCGCGGTACGTCGGGCCACCCCCGCCGCAGCCGGTGCCCGCCCGCTGAGGCCAGCGCTGGTGTCGAACCCGCGCTGGGACCAAACCATCCGGCGTCCGGCTCCGTAGACAGCGGTGGGGGCCTCGTCGTCCTCCCGCGACGAGGCCCCCACCACCCCCGCAGATGTCCCGCTTTCCGGGCTCAAACCGACCCTTTGACACCGGAAAGCGGGACATCTGCGGGGTCGGGTTGGACTCGGGAGCAAGCCGGGGGGACGTCGGCGCCGAACCCCCGGTATGACTGCGACCCAGACCGCGCCGCCCGCACCAGCCGCCGAGCGAACCCACCCCCGCTGGTGGGCTGCCGCGCTGTCCGGCCTGGTCGCCGGCGCGGTGACCGTCGGGCTCGCCGAGCTGCTGGCGGCGGTGCTCACCGTGACCGGGCTGGCCGGGGGCCAGCCCAGCCCCGTGATCTCCGTCGGTGACGCCTTCGTGGACCGCACGCCCGGCCCGCTCAAGGACTTCGCCGTCCGGACCTTCGGCGAGAACGACAAGCTCGTCCTGCTCGGGTCCATCGGCCTCGTGCTGGTCGTGCTGGCGCTCGCCGCCGGTATCGCCGCCGGGCGACGCCTGGTGGTCGGCCTGGGCCTGGTGCTGCTGCTCGGTCTGGTGGCCGTGGGCGCGATCATGACCCGACCCTCGGCGTCCCCGCTGGACGTGGTCCCCACCGTGATCGGCACGGCGGCCGGGCTGTGGACGCTGCGCTGGCTGATCGAGCGCGCCACCCCGACCACCTCGGACGACGGCTCCGCGGCCGGGTGGAGCCGGCGCACGTTCCTCGGCAGCGCCGGGGCGGCGGGCGCCGCGGCCGTGGTGGCCGGCGGGGCCGGGCACGTGCTGGAGTCCAGCCTCGGCAGCGTCGAGGACTCGCGGGCCAAGGTCCGGCTGCCCAAGGCGGCCGAGCCCGTCACCGTGCCGAAGGACGTCCAGCTGCCGATCAAGGGGATCACCCCGTGGCAGACGGACCCGGCGACGTTCTACCGGGTCGACACCGCCCTGCGCCTGCCGCAGATCACCACCGAGGAGTGGTCGCTGAAGGTGCACGGCAAGGTCGGCAAGGAGCTGACCATCGACTACCGGACCCTGGTGGCCAAGCCGCTGGTGGAGCGGCTGATCACGCTCACCTGCGTGTCGAACGAGGTGGGCGGCAAGCTGCTCGGCAACGCCGTCTGGCTGGGCTACCCGGTCAAGGACCTGCTGGCCGACCTCGAGGTCGACCCCGGCGCGGACATGGTGCTGTCGACCTCGCAGGACGGCATGACCATCTCGACGCCGCTGGAGAACCTGACCAAGAACCGCGACGCGCTGCTCGCCGTCGCGATGAACGGCGAGCCGCTCCCCGTCCAGCACGGCTTCCCGGTGCGGATGGTCGTGCCCGGGCTGTACGGCTACGTGTCGGCCACCAAGTGGGTCACCGACCTGAAGGTGACCCGGTTCGCCGACGACGAGGCGTACTGGACGCCGCGCGGCTACTCCGCCAAGGCGCCGATCAAGTTCTCGTCGCGCATCGACGTGCCGAAGGGCTTCGCCCAGCTGAAGGCCGGCAAGAACGCGATCGCCGGGGTCGCCTGGGCGCAGGCCGTCGGGGTCGCCAAGGTGCAGGTCCGGGTGGACCGCGGATCCTGGCAGGACGCCCGGCTCGCTGGCGCGCCCAGCAAGAACACCTGGGTGCAGTGGGTCTACGAGTGGGATGCCGAGCCCGGCAGCCACACCCTCGAGTGCCGCCTGGTCGACGCCGACGGCAACGAGCAGGTCGAGTCCAAGCACGGCATCCGGCCGGACGGCTCGACCGGCCTGGACTCCAAGAACGTCACGGTGTCCTGAGCCCGGTTGAGCACGGCAGAGCGCAAATGCGCTGTGCCAGAAAAGAAATCTCGCTCCAGACCAAACCGCTTGGCCCTCAGGTGCGAAGTACAGATGTGACGGACACACCGTCGCGAAGCCGAAGAAGGAGAACGCTCATCATGAAGCCCCGTCTCGCACTCACCATCGCCGTCGCCGGTGTGGCCCTCGCAGCCACCGCCTGCGGCAGCAGTGACACCGACGCCGGCTCCTCGGCGTCCTCGTCCTCCTCGACCACCTCCTCCAGCTCGCCCACGACGTCCGACGCCATGGCGTCCGGGATGGTCGGCGCCGGCTGCGCGGAGTACGCCAAGGCCGTTCCGTCCGGTGCCGGTTCCGTCGAGGGCATGTCCCAGGACCCGGTCGCCACCGCGGCCTCCAACAACCCGCTGCTCAAGACCCTGACCCAGGCCGTCTCCGGCAAGGTCAACCCCTCGGTCGACCTGGTGAACACGCTGAACAACGGCGAGTTCACGGTCTTCGCTCCGGTCGACGACGCGTTCAAGAAGCTGCCGGCCGGCACCGTCGACACGCTGGCGAAGGAGAAGGGCGGCAAGACGCTCAGCAGCATCCTGACCTACCACGTCATCGCCGGGCAGCTCTCGCCCGACCAGATCGTCGGCACCCACAAGACCGTCGAGGGCCAGGACGTCGAGGTCAAGGGCTCTGGCGACAACCTGACCGTCGGTGCGGACGGCGCCAAGGTGATCTGCGGTGGCGTCAAGACCGCCAACGCGACCGTGTACCTCATCGACTCGGTGCTGATGCCGCCGAAGATGTGACCTGCTGAACCCGTAGCGTCCGAACGGATCGCACCTCTCGGTGCGATCCGTTCGGACGTTGGCGTGGGGTCAGCGAGGGTCAGCGAGAGGTGCGGCCGAGGTCCTGCTCGACGCCGCGCGCCGCCTCCCGCAAGGGGCCGAGGAGCTCGCGCCGGAAGGCGTCCGAGCTGCCTCGGCTCACGTGCGCCGAGAGGTTCATGGCCGCGACGACCACGCCGTTCGCGTCCCGCACCGGCACGGCCAGTGAGCGCAGGCCCTCCTCGAGCTCCTGGTCGACCAGCGCGTAGCCCTGCGACCGGACCCGCCCGAGCACGGTGCGCAGCCGGTCCACGTCGGTCACCGTCCGGGCGGTCAGGGCGGGCATGGTGAGGCCGGTCAGGTACTGGTCGAGCCAGGTCTCGGGCTGCGCGGCCAGCAGGACCCGGCCCATCGACGTCGCGTAGGCCGGGAACCGGGTGCCGACCGCGATGGCCACGGTCATGATCCGCTTGGTGGGCACCCGGGCGACGTAGACGACGTCGTCCCCGTCCAGCACCGACACCGAGCAGGACTCGTGCACCTGGGAGACCAGCACCTCCATGTGCGGCATGGCGAGCTCGGGCAGCGTCTGGCTGGACAGGAAGGCGTAGCCGAGCTCCAACACCCTGGGGCGCAACGAGAACAGCCGTCCGTCGGTGCGCACGTAGCCCAGGTCGACGAGGGTCAGCAGGAACCGCCGCGCGGCCGCACGGGTCAGGTCGGTGGCGCGGGCCACCTCGCTGAGCGTCAGCGCCGGGTGCTCCGCGTCGAACGCCCGGATCACGGACAGGCCCCGCTCCAGGGACTGCACGAAGTCGGTGGAACGGGCCGACCCGAGGTCGCCGGGTGCGTCGCCGGTCACGTCGGCTCCGGCGGGTCGTCGGGCTCCGGGCGCAGCGCCTCCTCGGCCACCCGGAACGCG from Angustibacter luteus includes these protein-coding regions:
- a CDS encoding citrate/2-methylcitrate synthase; amino-acid sequence: MTTTTQNDLIEVPRGLKGVVVTETELGDVRGDEGFFHYRQYSAVELAERRGLEDVWFLGLFGWLPDDAERAAFGADVAAARHLPPEVAEALPVIAAGGGSPLDGLRTVLSLLGSARGLRPVYDLDDDTRRRDAIGLAAAVPTVLAGLHRLRAGLVPLEPRDDLGHAAAYLTMLTGAEPTPEQARAVEQYLVLTVDHGFNASTFTARVIASTGADVAACLVGAIGALSGPLHGGAPSRALDTLDDIGTVERIDPWVRQRVLSGDRIMGFGHAVYRTEDPRSRLLRGVAERLSEGDPAASELVELAEQVERRVVQILAELKPGRELHTNVEFYAGVVMSLCGLPRELFTPTFAVARVIGWSANVLEQARDPKIIRPSARYVGPPPPQPVPAR
- the rdgB gene encoding RdgB/HAM1 family non-canonical purine NTP pyrophosphatase; its protein translation is MSVPDGARLVLATHNPHKVVELREIIADVVRDRGMDVDLDRAVIGAGDVPGLEEPVENGDSFAANALIKAHAVSAATGLPALADDSGLAVDILGGAPGIFSARWSGKRAGGADRAAPDRAAQDRANVDLLLEQLHDVLDEHRAAGFVCAAALVGPDGLEHVEHGHVRGTLGREPHGDNGFGYDPILVMDDGRTLAEYANAEKNAISHRGRALRAIAPRLVDLLVADVSKS
- the rph gene encoding ribonuclease PH is translated as MAPETQDSAARVDGRTPDQLRPVTITRGWLDHAEGSVLVEFGKTRVLCAASFTAGVPRWRKGSGQGWVTAEYAMLPRATNTRSDRESVKGRIGGRTHEISRLVGRSLRAVIDTKALGENTIVLDCDVLQADGGTRTAAITGAYVALADAIENARSQGLVAANAQPLSGSVAAVSVGIVGGRPLLDLCYEEDVTAGTDMNVVMTGDGRYVEVQGTAEGEAFDRALLDGLLDLAAVGCTELTELQRAALAAGT
- a CDS encoding fasciclin domain-containing protein → MKPRLALTIAVAGVALAATACGSSDTDAGSSASSSSSTTSSSSPTTSDAMASGMVGAGCAEYAKAVPSGAGSVEGMSQDPVATAASNNPLLKTLTQAVSGKVNPSVDLVNTLNNGEFTVFAPVDDAFKKLPAGTVDTLAKEKGGKTLSSILTYHVIAGQLSPDQIVGTHKTVEGQDVEVKGSGDNLTVGADGAKVICGGVKTANATVYLIDSVLMPPKM
- a CDS encoding citrate synthase, which translates into the protein MTLRPPTRLTTQEVADLLGVRLETVYAYVSRGRLTSDRSAGGRGSTFDRDEVEALAQGDPRRRTATPARTWQGPVVDTDITLIEEGRLYLRGVDAAELAASVGFEPAARWLWTGDCGPTRFAAPAEPLAAARAAAASLPPSADLMGRLRVAVSAAGAVDLLRYDVRERAVVPMAQGLVATMVEALPLLGAAPAPDAALARRLWARLSERTPTDRLLGCLDAALVLMLDHDLAVSTVAARTAASVRAHPYAVVATGLAAMEGPLHGAASTLARDLLTDAAERDPQLVVADHLRTGRHLPGFGHPLYPDGDPRAAALLALLADEPAAADVVELVERLADAADQRPNVDLALAALGAASGMVRDGGEVVFCVARSVGWIAHALEEYDETPLRFRGSGRYRGPRPPQPVPTPLT
- a CDS encoding molybdopterin-dependent oxidoreductase, with the protein product MTATQTAPPAPAAERTHPRWWAAALSGLVAGAVTVGLAELLAAVLTVTGLAGGQPSPVISVGDAFVDRTPGPLKDFAVRTFGENDKLVLLGSIGLVLVVLALAAGIAAGRRLVVGLGLVLLLGLVAVGAIMTRPSASPLDVVPTVIGTAAGLWTLRWLIERATPTTSDDGSAAGWSRRTFLGSAGAAGAAAVVAGGAGHVLESSLGSVEDSRAKVRLPKAAEPVTVPKDVQLPIKGITPWQTDPATFYRVDTALRLPQITTEEWSLKVHGKVGKELTIDYRTLVAKPLVERLITLTCVSNEVGGKLLGNAVWLGYPVKDLLADLEVDPGADMVLSTSQDGMTISTPLENLTKNRDALLAVAMNGEPLPVQHGFPVRMVVPGLYGYVSATKWVTDLKVTRFADDEAYWTPRGYSAKAPIKFSSRIDVPKGFAQLKAGKNAIAGVAWAQAVGVAKVQVRVDRGSWQDARLAGAPSKNTWVQWVYEWDAEPGSHTLECRLVDADGNEQVESKHGIRPDGSTGLDSKNVTVS
- a CDS encoding molybdopterin-dependent oxidoreductase, which produces MNDSSSGTATTTARPATQPTGRPTIWWPALAGIVAGALTVSVAELLAALLVRSGHSQGTPSPVVALGQAFIDRTPLWLKNLAVSTFGTHDKQALLTGIAAVVVVVAAVAGIVAARHRVAGLLVVVAMAAVAGFAVLSRPKSSGTDLFPLVIGTVVGLFALSKLLDRWARSDLARADDPADTPSTRIDGDLARRSFLRALAGGGAFAVLAGVGAQVIAHASRAVQASRAALALPAPTGATPTPAQLAGLDVPGLSPMVTPPEDFYRIDTALSVPQLSTQDWHLRVHGMVEHEIRMTFADLLALPMIERQTTLTCVSNEVGGDLIGNQVWLGHPIRELLARAQPTQDADMVLSTSIDGFTAGTPLEALTDDHRDALLAVAMGGEPLPVEHGFPVRMVVPGLYGYVSATKWVVDLEVTRFDQAEGYWTPRGWSALGPIKTGSRIDVPRGKAKAGKVAVAGVAWAQHRGIERVEVRVDEGAWAPARLGDGGTADTWKQWVYEWDASPGKHTLQVRATDAQDDVQTGDEATPAPNGATGWHTVSVTIT
- a CDS encoding IclR family transcriptional regulator domain-containing protein; its protein translation is MTGDAPGDLGSARSTDFVQSLERGLSVIRAFDAEHPALTLSEVARATDLTRAAARRFLLTLVDLGYVRTDGRLFSLRPRVLELGYAFLSSQTLPELAMPHMEVLVSQVHESCSVSVLDGDDVVYVARVPTKRIMTVAIAVGTRFPAYATSMGRVLLAAQPETWLDQYLTGLTMPALTARTVTDVDRLRTVLGRVRSQGYALVDQELEEGLRSLAVPVRDANGVVVAAMNLSAHVSRGSSDAFRRELLGPLREAARGVEQDLGRTSR